The Pseudoalteromonas translucida KMM 520 genome has a window encoding:
- the galK gene encoding galactokinase, producing the protein MPRTTMLISQFEQHFNCPPEQLFHAPGRVNLIGEHTDYNDGFVLPAAINFGTDIAVKARADRNINVLAIDCNNETNSFSLDKIEFSQQQMWVNYIRGTLQALMQSYPNISGADLVVSGNVPQGTGLSSSASFEIAILKTFATLNNIPLDGVKAALMGQSAENNFVGCNCGIMDQLISSMGKQGHAMLLDCRSLTFEYAVIPKGMSLVIVNSNVKRGLVDSEYNTRREQCEAAAKHFNKPALRDVTLEELEAEQANLPPLIYKRAKHIVTENTRTELALKALNVNDMVTMSQLMAQSHLSMKNDFDITTSQIDFLVDIIAQVLGDQGGVRMTGGGFGGCVVALTPDHLVEQVRNTIHTHYNTKTGLEADVYVCLASHGAFSN; encoded by the coding sequence ATGCCAAGAACTACAATGCTTATTAGCCAATTTGAACAACATTTTAATTGCCCACCAGAGCAGCTATTTCATGCACCTGGGCGCGTTAATCTCATTGGTGAACACACAGATTATAATGATGGTTTTGTGCTACCCGCTGCGATTAATTTTGGCACCGACATTGCTGTAAAAGCACGAGCTGATCGCAACATTAACGTGTTAGCAATTGATTGTAACAACGAAACCAATAGTTTTAGCCTAGATAAAATAGAATTTAGCCAACAACAAATGTGGGTTAACTATATTCGCGGCACACTACAAGCATTAATGCAAAGCTACCCAAATATTAGCGGCGCCGACTTAGTAGTGTCGGGCAATGTGCCACAAGGTACAGGTTTGAGCTCGTCAGCTAGTTTTGAAATTGCTATTTTAAAAACGTTTGCAACATTAAACAATATTCCGCTCGATGGTGTTAAAGCGGCACTTATGGGACAAAGTGCTGAAAATAACTTTGTCGGCTGTAATTGCGGCATTATGGATCAGTTAATTTCGTCGATGGGTAAGCAAGGGCATGCCATGTTGCTCGATTGCAGAAGTTTAACCTTTGAATATGCTGTTATTCCAAAGGGAATGTCGTTAGTTATTGTTAACTCTAATGTTAAAAGAGGGCTGGTCGACAGTGAATACAATACCCGACGCGAGCAATGCGAAGCTGCAGCAAAGCACTTTAATAAACCGGCTTTACGCGATGTTACTCTTGAGGAACTAGAAGCAGAGCAAGCTAATTTACCGCCATTAATATATAAGCGTGCTAAACATATAGTTACTGAAAATACCCGTACCGAACTAGCTCTCAAAGCGCTAAACGTCAATGATATGGTAACCATGAGCCAACTTATGGCACAATCACACCTATCAATGAAAAATGATTTTGATATTACTACCTCTCAAATAGACTTTTTAGTGGATATTATTGCTCAAGTTTTAGGCGATCAAGGAGGGGTGCGTATGACCGGTGGTGGTTTTGGTGGTTGTGTCGTTGCTTTAACGCCAGATCATTTGGTTGAGCAAGTGCGAAACACGATTCACACACATTATAATACAAAAACAGGGCTTGAAGCAGACGTTTACGTATGCCTAGCCTCTCACGGTGCTTTTAGCAATTAA